In Limnobaculum parvum, one DNA window encodes the following:
- the pagP gene encoding lipid IV(A) palmitoyltransferase PagP → MKAVITTSALLFTLSFNAIAEEATDDGIWETIKSNVKQTWDSPTRDLYVPLNTWHNRAMYDKDKVDSYNERPWGIGYGVSRFDNDGNWHSIYAMEFQDSHNEFEPIVGYGYQKNWYFGKDRDWRLGLGFTAAITARHDYSYIPLPLPLPLFSIEYKRFAIQNTYIPGTYNNGNVLFTWARWQF, encoded by the coding sequence ATGAAAGCCGTTATTACTACATCAGCTCTTTTATTCACGTTGTCCTTCAATGCCATTGCAGAAGAGGCCACAGATGACGGTATTTGGGAAACCATTAAGAGTAATGTTAAACAAACTTGGGACTCCCCTACGCGTGACCTGTATGTACCTCTGAATACTTGGCATAACCGCGCCATGTACGACAAAGATAAGGTTGACTCTTATAACGAGAGGCCTTGGGGTATTGGCTATGGCGTATCGCGCTTTGACAATGATGGTAACTGGCACTCTATTTACGCCATGGAATTTCAGGATTCACATAATGAATTTGAACCCATCGTCGGTTATGGCTATCAGAAAAACTGGTATTTTGGTAAAGACAGAGATTGGCGTTTAGGATTGGGTTTTACTGCCGCTATTACTGCACGCCACGATTATTCCTATATTCCACTGCCGTTACCGCTGCCGTTATTCTCGATAGAATATAAGCGGTTTGCTATCCAAAACACTTATATTCCCGGTACCTATAATAACGGTAATGTCCTGTTTACCTGGGCTCGCTGGCAGTTCTAG
- the yqaB gene encoding fructose-1-phosphate/6-phosphogluconate phosphatase yields MYDRYQGLIFDMDGTLLDTEEGHRRAWTEVLAKYGMALDLEKVIALNGSPSWKIAEFVINSYQIDMDPHQLAQEKSDIVAEMVLDMVKPLPIVEVVKSYHGKRPMAVGTGSTHSFAERLLQHVGLKDYFTAIVGADDVHNHKPAPDTFLLCAQLMKVPPDSCIVFEDAPFGLQAAKAAGMDAVDVRYL; encoded by the coding sequence ATGTATGACCGCTATCAGGGGTTGATCTTTGATATGGATGGCACCTTGCTGGACACGGAAGAAGGGCATCGAAGAGCCTGGACGGAGGTACTGGCAAAATATGGCATGGCGCTGGATTTAGAAAAGGTAATCGCTCTGAATGGTTCGCCTTCTTGGAAGATTGCCGAGTTTGTCATCAACAGTTATCAGATTGATATGGACCCTCATCAATTAGCGCAGGAAAAATCTGATATTGTCGCAGAGATGGTATTAGACATGGTCAAGCCATTGCCGATTGTCGAAGTGGTAAAATCCTATCATGGAAAACGCCCAATGGCAGTGGGAACCGGCAGTACGCATAGTTTTGCAGAAAGGCTCTTGCAACATGTTGGGCTAAAAGATTATTTTACAGCAATTGTTGGTGCTGATGATGTGCACAATCACAAGCCTGCACCGGATACTTTCCTACTTTGCGCACAATTGATGAAAGTACCCCCTGATTCCTGCATTGTCTTTGAAGATGCACCGTTTGGCCTTCAGGCGGCTAAAGCTGCAGGTATGGATGCTGTAGATGTTCGTTATTTGTGA
- a CDS encoding YqaA family protein, with amino-acid sequence MSDSLSLSALFSSSFLSATILPGNSEVVFATLLTTVNTAPWLLLVVAITGNTLGGLTNVIIGRIAPVSKHHPRLELAMKWLQRYGSSALLLSWLPVMGDLLCLLAGWLRLPWWSVTFFMLLGKSLRYLVVMMITLKSISFFS; translated from the coding sequence GTGAGTGATTCACTATCGCTATCGGCGCTATTCAGCAGCAGTTTTCTGAGTGCGACGATACTGCCAGGTAATTCAGAAGTGGTATTTGCCACTTTGTTAACCACGGTAAATACGGCTCCGTGGTTATTGTTGGTAGTTGCGATTACAGGGAATACGCTAGGAGGATTGACGAATGTCATTATTGGCCGAATAGCGCCAGTATCTAAACATCACCCACGATTAGAATTGGCTATGAAATGGCTACAACGCTATGGTTCTTCGGCGTTGTTATTAAGTTGGTTGCCCGTAATGGGTGATTTATTGTGTCTGCTGGCCGGTTGGTTACGTTTACCCTGGTGGTCGGTTACTTTTTTTATGCTGTTAGGGAAATCACTACGCTATTTGGTTGTGATGATGATTACCCTAAAGAGCATCTCTTTTTTTAGCTAA